From a single Streptomyces liliifuscus genomic region:
- a CDS encoding pyridoxamine 5'-phosphate oxidase family protein: MGKTYERIDGRLRTFIEAQPIFFTATAPLSGDGTVNLSPKGLTGSFVVLDELTVAYLDFAGSNAETIAHLRENGRITLMWCAFQGPPNIVRVHGRGEPVFRDDPRFKELLSHFPGIDPTPHGLRAVIVVTAELVRDTCGYAVPTMSYDEDRDLHAKRFAREDDVSLNAYFEKKEHVGTSLDGLPGLPLPLPPSSV; the protein is encoded by the coding sequence ATGGGAAAGACTTATGAGCGCATAGACGGCCGCCTGCGTACCTTCATCGAGGCGCAGCCCATCTTCTTCACCGCGACCGCGCCCCTGTCGGGCGACGGCACGGTCAACCTCTCGCCCAAGGGCCTCACCGGTTCGTTCGTGGTTCTCGACGAACTCACCGTCGCCTATCTGGACTTCGCCGGCAGCAACGCCGAGACGATCGCCCACCTCCGGGAGAACGGCCGGATCACCCTGATGTGGTGCGCCTTCCAGGGCCCGCCGAACATCGTCCGCGTACACGGCCGTGGCGAGCCGGTCTTCCGCGACGACCCGCGCTTCAAGGAACTCCTCTCCCACTTCCCGGGCATCGACCCGACACCGCACGGCCTGCGCGCGGTCATCGTGGTGACGGCCGAACTCGTCCGGGACACCTGCGGCTACGCGGTGCCCACCATGTCGTACGACGAGGACCGCGATCTGCACGCCAAGCGCTTCGCGCGGGAGGACGACGTCTCGCTGAACGCGTACTTCGAGAAGAAGGAGCACGTGGGGACCAGCCTGGATGGCCTACCCGGGCTGCCGCTGCCGCTGCCTCCCAGTAGCGTCTGA
- the argH gene encoding argininosuccinate lyase, translating into MSSNSGDVRLWGGRFADGPAEALAKLSASVHFDWRLAPYDIAGSRAHARVLHKANLLTDDELERMLAGLDRLEAVVADGSFVGTVADEDVHTALERGLLEQLGPDLGGKLRAGRSRNDQVATLFRMYLRDHARIIGGLIADLQDALIGLAEAHPDVAMPGRTHLQHAQPVLFAHHVLAHAQSLSRDAERLRQWDERTAVSPYGSGALAGSSLGLDPESVAKDLGFENGSVGNSIDGTASRDFVAEFAFITAMIGVNLSRIAEEVIIWNTKEFSFVTLHDAFSTGSSIMPQKKNPDIAELARGKSGRLIGNLTGLMATLKALPLAYNRDLQEDKEPVFDSCDQLEVLLPAFTGMMATLTVHRERMEELAPAGFSLATDIAEWLVKQGVPFRVAHEVAGECVKAAEADGIELDGLTDEQFAKISAHLTPEVRSVLNVPGALASRNGRGGTAPSAVAIQLTEVKANVAAQHEWATAKDKR; encoded by the coding sequence GTGAGCAGCAACAGCGGTGATGTACGGCTCTGGGGTGGGCGGTTCGCCGACGGGCCCGCCGAGGCTCTGGCCAAGCTGTCCGCGTCCGTCCACTTCGACTGGCGGCTGGCGCCGTACGACATCGCCGGATCGCGTGCCCACGCGCGCGTGCTGCACAAGGCGAACCTCCTCACCGACGACGAGCTGGAGCGCATGCTCGCGGGGCTCGACCGGCTGGAGGCGGTCGTCGCGGACGGCTCCTTCGTCGGCACCGTCGCCGACGAGGACGTCCACACCGCCCTGGAGCGCGGCCTCCTGGAGCAGCTCGGCCCGGACCTCGGTGGCAAGCTGCGCGCCGGCCGCTCGCGCAACGACCAGGTCGCCACGCTCTTCCGGATGTACCTGCGCGACCACGCACGCATCATCGGCGGCCTGATCGCCGACCTCCAGGACGCGCTGATCGGGCTCGCCGAGGCGCACCCGGACGTCGCGATGCCGGGCCGTACGCATCTGCAGCACGCCCAGCCCGTACTGTTCGCCCACCATGTGCTGGCGCACGCCCAGTCCCTGTCCCGGGACGCCGAGCGCCTGCGGCAGTGGGACGAGCGGACGGCCGTGTCGCCGTACGGCTCGGGTGCCCTGGCCGGTTCCTCCCTCGGCCTCGACCCGGAGTCGGTCGCCAAGGACCTCGGCTTCGAGAACGGCAGCGTCGGCAACTCCATCGACGGCACGGCCTCGCGTGACTTCGTCGCCGAGTTCGCCTTCATCACCGCGATGATCGGGGTGAACCTCTCCCGGATCGCGGAGGAGGTCATCATCTGGAACACGAAGGAGTTCTCCTTCGTCACCCTCCATGACGCCTTCTCCACCGGCTCGTCGATCATGCCGCAGAAGAAGAACCCGGACATCGCGGAGCTGGCGCGCGGCAAGTCGGGCCGGCTCATCGGCAACCTCACCGGTCTGATGGCGACGCTCAAGGCGCTGCCCCTCGCCTACAACCGCGACCTCCAGGAGGACAAGGAGCCGGTCTTCGACTCCTGCGACCAGTTGGAGGTCCTGCTGCCCGCCTTCACCGGCATGATGGCGACCCTCACCGTCCACCGCGAGCGCATGGAGGAGCTGGCCCCGGCCGGCTTCTCGCTCGCCACCGACATCGCCGAGTGGCTGGTCAAGCAGGGCGTGCCGTTCCGTGTCGCACACGAGGTCGCGGGGGAGTGCGTCAAGGCCGCGGAGGCCGACGGCATCGAACTCGACGGCCTCACCGACGAGCAGTTCGCGAAGATCTCCGCCCACCTCACACCCGAGGTCCGGTCAGTCCTGAACGTGCCGGGCGCCCTGGCCTCCCGCAACGGCAGGGGAGGCACTGCCCCGAGCGCGGTCGCGATCCAGCTGACAGAGGTGAAGGCGAACGTGGCGGCCCAGCACGAGTGGGCCACGGCCAAGGACAAGCGGTAG
- a CDS encoding argininosuccinate synthase yields the protein MTERVVLAYSGGLDTSVAIGWIAEETGAEVIAVAVDVGQGGEDLDVIRKRALACGAVEAEVADAKDEFAEEYCLPAIKANALYMDRYPLVSALSRPTIVKHLVAAAHKHGAGVVAHGCTGKGNDQVRFEAGIQALGPDLKCIAPVRDYAMTRDKAIAFCEEKGLPIATTKKSPYSIDQNVFGRAVETGFLEDIWNAPIEDVYEYTQNPALPREPDEVVVTFKAGVPVAVDGRPVSVLQAIQQLNARAGAQGIGRIDMVEDRLVGIKSREVYEAPGAIALITAHQELENVTVERELARYKRQVEQRWGELVYDGLWFSPLKRALDGFIDEANQHVSGDIRMTLHGGRAVVTGRKSEESLYDFNLATYDSGDTFDQSKAQGFIDIFALSSKIAAKRDLA from the coding sequence GTGACCGAGCGCGTCGTACTCGCCTACTCAGGCGGATTGGACACCTCCGTCGCCATCGGCTGGATCGCCGAGGAGACGGGCGCCGAGGTCATCGCCGTCGCGGTCGACGTCGGCCAGGGCGGCGAGGACCTGGACGTCATCCGCAAGCGCGCCCTCGCGTGCGGCGCCGTCGAGGCCGAGGTCGCGGACGCGAAGGACGAGTTCGCCGAGGAGTACTGCCTCCCGGCGATCAAGGCCAACGCCCTCTACATGGACCGCTACCCGCTGGTCTCCGCCCTCTCCCGCCCGACGATCGTCAAGCACCTCGTCGCCGCCGCCCACAAGCACGGCGCGGGCGTCGTCGCCCACGGCTGCACCGGCAAGGGCAACGACCAGGTGCGGTTCGAGGCCGGCATCCAGGCCCTCGGCCCCGACCTCAAGTGCATCGCCCCGGTCCGTGACTACGCGATGACCAGGGACAAGGCGATCGCCTTCTGCGAGGAGAAGGGCCTGCCGATCGCCACCACCAAGAAGTCGCCGTACTCCATCGACCAGAACGTCTTCGGACGCGCCGTCGAGACGGGCTTCCTGGAGGACATCTGGAACGCCCCGATCGAGGACGTCTACGAGTACACGCAGAACCCGGCGCTGCCGCGCGAGCCCGACGAGGTGGTCGTCACCTTCAAGGCGGGCGTCCCGGTCGCCGTCGACGGCAGGCCCGTCAGCGTCCTCCAGGCCATCCAGCAGCTCAACGCCCGCGCGGGTGCCCAGGGCATCGGCCGCATCGACATGGTCGAGGACCGGCTCGTGGGCATCAAGTCCCGTGAGGTGTACGAGGCTCCCGGTGCGATCGCCCTGATCACGGCCCACCAGGAGCTGGAGAACGTCACCGTCGAGCGTGAACTCGCCCGCTACAAGCGGCAGGTCGAGCAGCGCTGGGGCGAGCTGGTCTACGACGGCCTGTGGTTCTCCCCGCTCAAGCGCGCCCTGGACGGCTTCATCGACGAGGCCAACCAGCATGTCTCCGGGGACATCCGGATGACCCTGCACGGGGGTCGTGCCGTCGTCACGGGGCGGAAGTCCGAGGAGTCGCTGTACGACTTCAACCTCGCGACGTACGACTCGGGCGATACGTTCGACCAGTCGAAGGCGCAGGGGTTCATCGACATCTTCGCGCTGTCTTCGAAGATCGCGGCGAAGAGGGACCTCGCGTAG
- a CDS encoding L,D-transpeptidase family protein, with amino-acid sequence MRPGVALLASVSLFVLAPSAPGTAGDAAGRAPLPERMADTGGGSQLITAQASRTSSTTGTVIWWNRRDGRWVKAGSVPARFGAKGLVEGNSRKQGTDTTPTGLYDLPYAFGIKPAPEGTKAKYRPVRQNSWWCQDTASRSYNRWTEPRPADCRATESEHLITYGTQYAYALVVGFNYERPVRGRGAGIFLHVNGSGATAGCVSVSHDAMRRILTWADPARSPHIAIGTDGGPTSIVRY; translated from the coding sequence ATGCGCCCAGGAGTCGCCCTTCTCGCGTCCGTGTCCCTCTTCGTACTGGCCCCAAGTGCCCCCGGTACGGCCGGTGACGCCGCCGGCCGGGCACCACTGCCCGAGCGGATGGCGGACACGGGCGGCGGCAGCCAGCTCATCACCGCGCAGGCCTCCCGGACCTCCTCGACGACCGGCACGGTCATCTGGTGGAACCGGCGGGACGGGCGCTGGGTGAAGGCCGGTTCCGTGCCCGCGCGCTTCGGCGCCAAGGGGCTCGTCGAGGGCAACTCCCGCAAGCAGGGCACCGACACCACCCCCACCGGCCTGTACGACCTGCCGTACGCCTTCGGCATCAAGCCGGCGCCCGAAGGGACGAAGGCGAAGTACCGACCGGTGAGGCAGAACTCCTGGTGGTGCCAGGACACCGCCTCCCGCTCCTACAACCGCTGGACCGAGCCGCGCCCCGCCGACTGCCGTGCCACCGAGTCCGAGCACCTGATCACGTACGGGACGCAGTACGCGTACGCGCTCGTCGTCGGCTTCAACTACGAGCGGCCGGTGCGGGGGCGCGGCGCGGGGATCTTCCTGCATGTCAACGGGAGCGGCGCGACGGCCGGTTGTGTCTCCGTGTCCCACGACGCGATGCGACGCATCCTGACCTGGGCCGATCCGGCGCGCAGCCCGCACATCGCCATCGGGACGGACGGCGGGCCCACCTCGATCGTCCGCTACTGA